A genomic segment from Micropterus dolomieu isolate WLL.071019.BEF.003 ecotype Adirondacks linkage group LG03, ASM2129224v1, whole genome shotgun sequence encodes:
- the mios gene encoding GATOR complex protein MIOS has translation MSGSKPDILWSPHHPDRYVICDSELGLYRIGPVGSAETKAGTLPLSEETAATLLAINSDTPYMKCVAWYPKHEPECLLAVGQANGRVVLTSLGQSHNSTCKELVGKEFVPKHARQCNTLAWNPVDSNLLAAGLDKHRADFSVLIWDISSKFSPEASVATEKIRLSSVDLDSSTVVTKPLYELGQNDACLSLCWLLRDPKLLLAGMHRNLAIFDLRNTSQKTFVNTKAIQGVTVDPHFHDRVASFFEGQVAIWDLRKFEKPVLTLTEQPKPLTKVAWCPTRTGLLATLTRDSNIIRLYDMQHTPTPIGDETEPTIIERSVQPCESQIGSFAWHPSSQNRMVVVSAANRVMTDFTVFERISLAWSSTTSLMWACGRHLYDCVEDGAEGVESVIEKDIATKMRQRAQSRYGHDTVQVWRNHQLAGGNDPQLKSLWYDLFYMKQCAEDMELKLQGNKQSVVFSGIKNIVKTSSGTTESRRCWSDSDRQTDVPRYLSEERCLALRLCGWISRGPDIDVEIFLRSLEQEREWERAAAVALFNLDIRRAIQILNKGATAEKGDLNLNVVAMALSGYTDEKSSLWREMCSSLRLQLKNPYLCVMFAFLTSEPGAYDGVLYESCVAVRDRVAFACMFLSDAQLPRYIDKLTNEMKEAGNLEGILLTGLTKDGVDLMESYVDRTGDVQTASFCMLKGSPGEVLKDPRVQCWIENYRNLLDAWRFWHKRAEFDIHRGKQDPSSKPLAQVFVSCNFCGKSISYSCSAMPHQGRGFSQYGVSGSPTKSKVTSCPGCRKPLPRCALCLMNMGTPVNNCPGTGKSDEKVDLTRENKLAQFNNWFTWCHNCRHGGHAGHMLSWFRDHTECPVSACTCKCMQLDTTGNLVPSDSS, from the exons ATGAGTGGCTCCAAGCCGGACATCCTGTGGTCTCCCCACCACCCGGACCGCTATGTCATTTGTGACTCTGAACTGGGACTATACCGTATTGGCCCAGTGGGCAGCGCAGAAACCAAGGCAGGAACTCTCCCACTCTCTGAAGAAACAGCTGCTACTTTACTTGCAATTAACTCTGACACACCTTATATGAAATGTGTGGCCTGGTACCCAAAGCATGAGCCTGAGTGTTTGCTCGCTGTGGGCCAAGCTAACGGCAGAGTGGTGCTCACCAGCCTGGGTCAAAGCCACAACTCTACATGTAAAGAGCTGGTGGGGAAAGAGTTTGTACCCAAGCACGCCCGCCAATGCAACACTTTAGCCTGGAACCCGGTGGACAGCAACTTGCTGGCTGCTGGGTTGGACAAGCACAGGGCAGACTTCTCTGTCCTCATATGGGACATTAGCAGTAAGTTTTCCCCAGAGGCCAGTGTAGCCACCGAGAAGATTCGTCTCTCATCTGTGGATTTAGACTCAAGCACAGTAGTAACCAAACCGCTGTATGAGTTAGGCCAGAACGATGCTTGCCTGTCCCTCTGCTGGCTGCTTCGTGACCCAAAGCTGCTGCTGGCAGGCATGCACCGGAACCTCGCAATATTTGACCTGAGAAACACAAGCCAGAAAACATTTGTCAACACCAAGGCCATCCAGGGTGTAACAGTCGACCCACACTTCCATGACCGAGTGGCCTCTTTTTTTGAGGGCCAGGTGGCCATCTGGGATCTGAGGAAGTTTGAGAAGCCTGTGCTCACGCTCACTGAGCAGCCTAAGCCACTCACCAAG GTGGCTTGGTGTCCAACCCGTACCGGCCTGCTGGCCACACTGACACGTGACAGCAACATCATCCGCCTGTATGACATGCAACACACTCCTACACCCATCGGCGACGAGACAGAGCCCACCATCATCGAGCGAAGCGTGCAGCCCTGTGAAAGCCAGATTGGCAGCTTTGCCTGGCACCCGTCCTCTCAGAACCGCATGGTGGTGGTGTCAGCAGCCAACCGTGTCATGACTGACTTCACCGTGTTTGAACGCATCTCGCTGGCGTGGAGCTCCACCACCTCACTCATGTGGGCGTGCGGCAGACACCTCTACGACTGTGTCGAGGATGGGGCTGAAGGGGTGGAGAGCGTAATTGAGAAAGACATCGCCACTAAGATGAGGCAGAGGGCTCAGTCCAGGTACGGACATGATACCGTCCAGGTGTGGAGGAACCACCAACTGGCAGGGGGGAACGATCCACAGCTCAAGTCGTTGTGGTATGATCTGTTCT ATATGAAGCAGTGTGCAGAGGATATGGAGCTAAAACTACAGGGGAACAAACAGTCTGTGGTCTTCTCTGGCATCAAGAACATTGTGAAGACCAGCTCAG GCACAACAGAGAGCCGCAGGTGCTGGAGCGATTCAGACCGGCAGACAGATGTACCGCGGTACCTCAGCGAGGAGCGCTGCCTCGCCCTGCGGCTCTGCGGATGGATTAGCCGGGGTCCCGACATCGATGTGGAGATATTCCTGCGATCACTGGAGCAGGAGCGTGAGTGGGAGCGGGCGGCCGCCGTGGCTCTGTTCAACCTGGACATCCGCCGGGCCATTCAGATCCTCAACAAGGGAGCCACTGCTGAGAAAG GTGACCTGAATCTGAATGTGGTCGCCATGGCTCTGTCAGGCTACACTGACGAGAAGTCCTCCCTGTGGAGGGAGATGTGCAGCTCTCTGAGGCTGCAGCTGAAGAACCCCTACCTTTGCGTCATGTTTGCCTTTCTCACCAGTGAGCCTGGAGCTTATGATGGCGTGCTG TACGAGAGCTGTGTTGCTGTACGGGACCGAGTAGCCTTTGCGTGCATGTTTCTCAGCGACGCACAG CTGCCTCGATACATCGACAAACTAACCAATGAGATGAAGGAAGCGGGCAACCTGGAGGGCATCCTGCTGACCGGTTTGACTAAAGATGGCGTAGACCTTATGGAGAGTTACGTGGACCGTACTGGAGATGTCCAGACTGCCAGCTTCTGCATGCTGAAG GGTTCCCCAGGTGAAGTTTTGAAAGACCCTCGAGTGCAATGCTGGATTGAAAACTACCGCAACCTCTTGGATGCATGGAGATTCTGGCACAAACGGGCTGAGTTTGATATCCACAGAGGCAAACAGGACCCCAGCTCTAAACCACTGGCCCAG GTGTTTGTGAGCTGCAACTTCTGTGGGAAGTCTATCTCCTACAGCTGCTCGGCAATGCCTCACCAGGGCCGTGGCTTTAGCCAGTACGGTGTCAGCGGTTCACCCACCAAGTCAAAAGTCACCAGTTGCCCCGGCTGCAGGAAACCCCTGCCACGTTGTGCCCTCTGCCTCATGAACATGGGCACACCTGTTAATAATTGCCCAG GAACAGGGAAGTCCGATGAGAAGGTGGACTTGACAAGAGAGAACAAACTTGCTCAGTTCAATAACTGGTTCACCTGGTGTCACAACTGTCGACATGGTGGCCACGCTGGCCACATGCTCAGCTGGTTCAG AGACCACACAGAGTGCCCGGTGTCGGCTTGCACGTGTAAATGCATGCAGCTGGACACCACAGGTAACCTGGTGCCTTCAGACAGTAGCTAA